The Chloroflexota bacterium DNA segment ATTACGGGGGTTTTGGGTGGTATCGGCTGGTACTTTTTCCCGCCGGTCATGCCCCATGTGCAACTCCCTGCTGAGCCGGTAATGTCGCATCCGCTGTTTACCCTGCCGGTGCTGGGCGAGGTTTACCTGACCAACACCCTGGTTGCGATGATTTTGATGGACCTGGTGGTGTTGGCGTTGGTGTATATCGTCCAAAAGGCGGCAAAGAGCGGCGATTTGGTGCCGCGTGGCCTGAGCGGCGCTTTCGAAGCCTTGCTGGAAGCCATGTATAACCTGACCGAGAGCACCGCGGGCAAGTGGACGGCGGATATCTTCCCCTATTTTGCGACCTTCTTTATCCTGGTGTTGATTGCCAATTACATGGAACTTTTGCCGGGGGTAGATAGCATTGGCTGGCTGGCCCATGCCGAGCATACCGGCCACGCGGCGAAAGGCATTTTCCTGTTGAAGGATGCCGGGGAATATACCGTGGTGCCGTGGGTGCGGGTGCTTTCCACCGACTTGAACTTCACTGCCGCGCTGGCGCTGGTTTCGGTGTTCATGACGCAAGTCATTGGCGTCAAGGCGCTGGGGCTGCCTTACTTTGGCAAGTTCTTCAACATCAAAGCACTCTTCACCGTCAAGCCGCGCTGGATGGGCGTAATTGATTTCTTCGTGAGCATT contains these protein-coding regions:
- a CDS encoding F0F1 ATP synthase subunit A: MADPKKDPGTKKKGNLRKEFGILMLITGVLGGIGWYFFPPVMPHVQLPAEPVMSHPLFTLPVLGEVYLTNTLVAMILMDLVVLALVYIVQKAAKSGDLVPRGLSGAFEALLEAMYNLTESTAGKWTADIFPYFATFFILVLIANYMELLPGVDSIGWLAHAEHTGHAAKGIFLLKDAGEYTVVPWVRVLSTDLNFTAALALVSVFMTQVIGVKALGLPYFGKFFNIKALFTVKPRWMGVIDFFVSILEIVSEVAKIVSFSFRLFGNLFAGSVMLFVIGFLVPIWFQSAVLLLESFVGVIQALVFGMLTLMFMSLATHPHGGEHEEAHA